One genomic region from Spirulina subsalsa PCC 9445 encodes:
- the glnA gene encoding type I glutamate--ammonia ligase: MPETPQEVLQMIRDENIQIIDLKFIDMPGIWQHCSFYYDQIDESSFVDGVPFDGSSIRGWKAINESDMSMVPDPKTAWIEPFYEEKTLSMICSIKEPRTGEWYSRDPRSIAAKAVEYLNSTGIGDTAFFGPEAEFFLFNDVRFDQTENKGFYYVDSIEGRWNSGREEAGGNLGYKPRYKEGYFPVAPTDTLQDIRTEMLLTMGKCGVPIEKHHHEVATGGQNELGIRFATLVESADYLMTYKYVIKNVAKKYGLSATFMPKPLFNDNGSGMHTHQSIWKEGQPLFWGEGNYANLSQMALHYIGGLLKHAPALLALTNPSINSYKRLVPGFEAPVNLAYSQGNRSASIRIPLSGPNPKAKRLEFRCPDATCNPYIAFAAMLCAGLDGIKNQIDPGSPLDVDIYDLSPEELSKIPSTPGSLEDALEHLQNDHAFLTDTGVFTEDFIENWISYKLDNEINPMRLRPHPYEFSLYYDV, from the coding sequence ATGCCAGAGACACCCCAAGAAGTATTACAGATGATTAGAGATGAAAACATCCAGATCATCGACCTGAAATTCATTGATATGCCAGGGATTTGGCAGCACTGCTCGTTTTACTACGATCAGATTGACGAGAGTTCCTTTGTTGATGGCGTACCCTTTGATGGCTCCAGTATCCGGGGTTGGAAAGCCATTAACGAATCGGATATGTCTATGGTTCCTGACCCTAAAACCGCTTGGATTGAACCGTTCTACGAAGAAAAAACCTTGAGCATGATTTGTAGCATCAAGGAACCCCGCACTGGAGAATGGTACAGTCGGGATCCTCGTAGTATCGCCGCCAAAGCCGTTGAATACCTCAACTCTACAGGCATCGGCGACACTGCCTTCTTTGGTCCGGAGGCTGAATTCTTCCTCTTCAACGATGTCCGCTTTGACCAAACGGAAAACAAAGGGTTCTACTACGTTGACAGTATTGAGGGACGTTGGAACTCCGGACGGGAAGAAGCAGGCGGAAACTTAGGTTACAAACCCCGCTACAAAGAAGGTTACTTCCCCGTTGCTCCCACCGACACCCTGCAAGACATTCGGACGGAAATGTTGCTGACGATGGGCAAGTGTGGCGTTCCCATTGAGAAACATCACCATGAAGTGGCTACCGGGGGACAAAACGAGCTAGGGATTCGTTTTGCCACCCTCGTAGAATCTGCCGACTACCTGATGACCTACAAGTATGTCATCAAAAACGTGGCGAAAAAATACGGTTTGAGTGCTACCTTTATGCCCAAGCCCTTGTTTAACGATAACGGGTCTGGGATGCACACCCACCAATCCATCTGGAAAGAGGGACAACCCCTATTCTGGGGAGAAGGTAACTATGCCAATCTAAGTCAAATGGCACTGCACTATATTGGTGGTCTGCTTAAACACGCTCCGGCACTGCTGGCGTTAACGAACCCTAGCATTAACTCCTACAAGCGTTTGGTTCCCGGTTTTGAGGCTCCGGTGAACTTAGCTTACTCTCAAGGCAACCGTTCCGCTTCTATCCGGATTCCCCTCTCTGGCCCCAATCCCAAGGCGAAACGCTTAGAGTTCCGTTGTCCTGATGCCACCTGTAACCCCTATATTGCCTTTGCTGCCATGCTTTGTGCTGGGTTAGATGGTATCAAGAACCAAATTGACCCCGGTTCTCCTTTGGATGTGGATATCTATGACCTGAGTCCTGAAGAGTTGAGCAAGATTCCTAGCACCCCCGGTTCTTTAGAGGATGCGCTGGAGCATTTACAAAATGACCACGCTTTCTTAACGGATACGGGAGTATTTACGGAGGACTTCATTGAAAACTGGATTTCTTACAAACTCGATAATGAGATTAACCCCATGCGGTTACGGCCTCACCCCTATGAGTTCTCCCTGTACTATGATGTCTAG
- the apcB gene encoding allophycocyanin subunit beta yields MKDAVTTLIRNYDVAGRYFDRNAMDSLKSYFESGMSRLAVASMITANAAAIVKQAGSQLFEEVPELIRPGGNAYTTRRYSACLRDMDYYLRYATYALVAGDNDVLDERVLQGLRETYNSLTVPIGPTVMGIQMMKEIVKGMAASQGVEDTSFLDAPFDHMTRELGEKDL; encoded by the coding sequence ATGAAAGATGCAGTAACGACACTGATCAGAAACTATGATGTGGCTGGGCGTTATTTTGATCGCAATGCGATGGATAGCCTGAAGTCCTATTTTGAGTCAGGGATGTCCAGACTAGCGGTTGCCTCAATGATTACCGCCAATGCGGCGGCTATTGTAAAACAGGCTGGTTCTCAACTATTTGAGGAAGTGCCTGAGTTAATCCGCCCCGGTGGAAATGCTTATACTACTCGTCGTTATTCCGCTTGTTTGCGGGATATGGACTATTATCTGCGCTATGCGACCTATGCCTTAGTGGCTGGGGATAATGATGTGTTAGATGAGCGGGTGTTACAGGGGTTACGGGAAACCTATAATTCTTTGACGGTTCCCATTGGCCCCACGGTAATGGGAATTCAAATGATGAAGGAGATTGTCAAAGGGATGGCCGCGAGTCAAGGGGTAGAGGATACCAGTTTCCTCGATGCACCGTTTGATCACATGACGCGGGAGTTAGGAGAGAAGGATCTCTAA
- a CDS encoding retropepsin-like aspartic protease family protein — translation MSSLSNRKSWVMGFLRPSVGGILLMSVMLPNVVLTRPSWAVDTPDDSSLNGILRQAICAQDWNQAIRAINEMKSLAPNYAARLTVYQSRLQTLASQNIFVLNWNCEGGGLPNVMEGSPESPVATMPPPDDRRSFEISIKRRVANIPVVDVQFNGQSYEMLFDTGATTTMILPSMARQLNMQSLGKSRVTVADGRTVEVDVGRVSELQLGELTLENVMVTFGNRTNERGMGNMGLLGQNVFGNFDVTIRENVIELTER, via the coding sequence ATGTCCTCTTTATCAAACCGGAAATCATGGGTGATGGGGTTCTTGCGTCCATCAGTGGGGGGAATCCTCCTAATGAGTGTCATGTTACCGAATGTTGTCTTGACTCGACCCAGTTGGGCGGTTGACACACCCGATGACAGTTCTCTCAATGGAATTTTACGTCAAGCGATTTGCGCTCAGGACTGGAATCAGGCCATTCGCGCTATTAACGAGATGAAAAGTCTCGCCCCCAATTATGCCGCCCGTTTAACGGTGTATCAAAGCCGTTTACAAACCTTGGCTAGTCAGAATATTTTCGTTTTAAATTGGAATTGTGAAGGGGGGGGTTTACCGAACGTTATGGAAGGTTCTCCAGAATCCCCAGTGGCGACTATGCCCCCTCCTGATGATCGCCGAAGTTTTGAGATATCGATTAAACGCCGTGTCGCTAATATTCCGGTGGTGGATGTCCAGTTTAATGGTCAATCCTATGAGATGCTCTTTGATACGGGAGCGACCACGACTATGATTTTACCGAGTATGGCGCGACAGTTGAATATGCAGTCTTTGGGCAAAAGCCGGGTTACGGTGGCTGATGGGAGAACAGTAGAAGTGGATGTTGGCCGAGTGAGTGAGTTACAACTGGGGGAATTAACCCTTGAAAATGTAATGGTCACTTTTGGTAATCGGACGAATGAACGGGGGATGGGGAATATGGGATTGCTGGGTCAAAATGTCTTCGGGAATTTTGATGTCACTATCCGCGAAAATGTCATTGAACTCACTGAACGTTGA
- a CDS encoding sensor histidine kinase, whose protein sequence is MAKLNLRTRLFFSHLLVMVVGLGSFTLIARYFSPRFFVLRLEQLEQRGFLTIRLARTYLVEGFESAWNRSTIWSFVVGSSASGIVSYWASRRIIQPLQNITEITEKFAQGNLQERVPNSEISELQKLSNSFNRMAQSLEGVEQRRRELIGDLTHELRTPLTVVRGYLEELADGSIEGSPELYLKLVKETRRLERLANDLQEISKAEAGYLPIHLKPFNLLPLLESLVERFKDQLLNDNPVLVLERSSELPLVLADPDRTEQILVNLIGNAIRYTEKGKITLTTWRAGDRLWVAVTDTGIGISESDLPYVFERFWRADRSRSRIRSGTGLGLAITRRLVELQNGQIEVESQPGTGSTFRFCLPLA, encoded by the coding sequence ATGGCAAAACTGAACCTCCGAACGCGCTTATTTTTCTCCCATTTATTAGTCATGGTAGTGGGATTAGGCAGTTTTACCCTCATTGCGCGTTACTTCTCCCCCCGCTTTTTTGTCCTGCGTTTAGAACAACTCGAACAACGGGGCTTTTTAACCATTCGGTTAGCTAGAACTTATCTAGTCGAAGGGTTTGAGAGCGCTTGGAATCGTAGCACCATTTGGTCTTTTGTGGTGGGGAGTAGTGCTTCGGGAATTGTCAGTTATTGGGCTTCTCGTCGCATTATTCAACCTTTGCAAAATATCACTGAAATTACTGAAAAGTTTGCCCAAGGAAACTTACAGGAACGAGTCCCCAACAGTGAAATTTCCGAACTTCAGAAACTGAGTAATAGTTTTAACCGTATGGCGCAAAGCTTGGAGGGGGTAGAACAACGACGACGGGAGTTAATTGGGGATTTAACCCATGAATTACGCACCCCTTTAACGGTCGTCCGGGGGTATTTAGAAGAGTTAGCCGATGGTTCAATTGAAGGGTCGCCAGAACTTTATTTAAAGTTAGTTAAAGAAACCCGACGTTTAGAACGATTGGCGAATGATTTACAGGAAATTTCTAAGGCAGAAGCGGGGTATTTACCCATTCACTTAAAGCCCTTTAATTTGTTACCTCTCCTAGAATCATTAGTGGAACGGTTTAAGGATCAATTATTAAATGATAATCCGGTATTAGTCTTAGAACGTAGCTCAGAATTGCCCCTAGTTTTGGCCGATCCAGATCGCACCGAACAAATTTTAGTGAACTTGATTGGCAATGCTATCCGTTACACCGAAAAAGGGAAAATCACCCTCACAACTTGGCGCGCAGGCGATCGCCTTTGGGTCGCCGTGACAGATACAGGGATTGGTATTAGTGAATCTGACCTGCCCTACGTTTTTGAGCGCTTTTGGCGAGCCGATCGATCGCGATCGCGGATTAGAAGCGGCACAGGTCTAGGACTCGCCATTACTCGCCGTTTGGTGGAATTACAAAACGGTCAAATTGAAGTAGAAAGCCAACCCGGAACAGGTAGTACCTTCCGTTTTTGTCTCCCTCTCGCCTAG
- the argH gene encoding argininosuccinate lyase — MTQPKTWSDRFESALHPAIARFNASIGFDIQLIEYDITGSIAHAKMLAHTGIISKEEAMQLVTGLEQIRIEYQEGHFNPGIEAEDVHFAVERRLTELVGDVGKKLHTARSRNDQVGTDIRLYLRDQITEIRQQLREYQGVLLRHAEKHVETLIPGYTHLQRAQPLSLAHHLLAYFQMAQRDWERLGEVYKRTNISPLGSGALAGTTFPIDRHFTASELEFGGVYANSLDGVSDRDFAIEFLCASSLIMVHLSRLSEELILWASQEFSFITLKDNCSTGSSIMPQKKNPDIPELVRGKTGRVFGHLQALLTIMKGLPLAYNKDLQEDKEGIFDSVKTVQGSLEAMTILLREGLEFRTERLSAAVEEDFSNATDVADYLAAKGVPFREAYNLVGKVVKTSLAAGKLLKDLTLEEWQELHPAFEEDIYQAIAPKQVVAARNSYGGTGFEQVRNAIESAKTQLL; from the coding sequence ATGACTCAACCGAAAACTTGGAGCGATCGCTTTGAAAGTGCGCTACATCCTGCTATTGCCCGTTTTAACGCCAGTATCGGCTTTGATATTCAACTAATTGAATACGACATTACGGGATCGATTGCCCATGCCAAAATGTTGGCTCATACGGGGATTATTAGCAAAGAAGAAGCGATGCAGTTGGTGACGGGTCTAGAACAAATTCGCATCGAATACCAAGAAGGTCATTTTAACCCCGGCATTGAAGCCGAAGATGTTCACTTTGCCGTAGAACGTCGTTTGACGGAGTTGGTGGGGGATGTGGGGAAAAAACTGCATACAGCGCGATCGCGTAATGATCAAGTCGGTACCGATATCCGCCTTTACTTACGGGATCAAATCACCGAAATTCGCCAACAGTTACGGGAATATCAAGGGGTTCTCCTACGCCATGCCGAAAAGCACGTAGAAACCCTCATCCCCGGTTATACCCACCTCCAACGCGCTCAACCCCTCAGTTTAGCCCATCACCTGCTGGCCTACTTCCAAATGGCTCAACGGGACTGGGAACGCTTAGGCGAAGTCTATAAACGCACCAATATTTCCCCCCTCGGGAGTGGGGCCTTAGCGGGAACCACCTTCCCCATTGATCGGCATTTTACCGCCTCAGAATTGGAATTTGGCGGCGTTTATGCCAATAGTTTGGACGGAGTGAGCGATCGCGACTTTGCCATAGAATTCCTCTGTGCCTCCAGTTTAATCATGGTTCACCTGAGCCGCCTCAGTGAGGAATTAATTCTCTGGGCCTCCCAAGAATTTAGCTTTATCACCCTCAAAGATAACTGCTCCACCGGATCCAGCATCATGCCCCAAAAGAAAAACCCCGACATCCCCGAATTAGTGCGGGGTAAAACCGGGCGGGTGTTTGGTCATTTACAAGCCCTATTAACCATCATGAAAGGGCTACCCCTCGCCTACAACAAAGACCTACAAGAAGACAAAGAGGGCATTTTCGACAGCGTAAAAACCGTGCAAGGCAGTTTAGAAGCCATGACCATTCTGTTACGGGAAGGGCTAGAATTTCGCACCGAACGCCTTAGCGCCGCCGTCGAGGAAGACTTTTCCAACGCCACCGATGTAGCCGATTATTTAGCCGCTAAAGGGGTTCCCTTCCGAGAAGCTTATAATTTAGTCGGTAAGGTGGTAAAAACCAGTTTAGCCGCCGGAAAACTGCTCAAGGATTTAACCTTAGAAGAGTGGCAAGAACTCCATCCGGCCTTTGAAGAGGACATTTATCAGGCGATCGCCCCTAAACAAGTGGTAGCCGCCCGCAACAGTTACGGAGGCACCGGTTTTGAGCAAGTTCGCAACGCCATCGAGTCCGCTAAAACTCAATTGTTGTAA
- a CDS encoding PP2C family protein-serine/threonine phosphatase produces the protein MTAAPLPPPQSSTSSDTTSAAKTEADKTPVSALKELVSRLHREQNRIQNLLSSLGFALRSFNNLNQFLEIVPLMAARVTDSDGGALVLLKPNGQARLEQLHCQEGHACQDIRQVLESVTKQMAAEGSQAPVIASYSSGSLKTPDLKAIHFNPSLLDEQLKASLEDDIQLFGTPILIKNEERGRLYVFSRDEEYIWTTTRKKLVQLVADQTAVAIANHELTNELRKKERLDRELEIAAEIQDHLLPSKCPIVEGVELAASCKTANRVGGDYYDFIPASYEQFDPQERQPAASVPWSIVIGDVMGKGVPAGLIMTMTRGMLRAEVLNRHSPSTIVQHLNQVMYVDLENSHRFLTLFYSEYDPKTRVLSYTNAAHNPPLLWHAASQSILKLDTKGMLIGLEPNSDYEDAQIQLESGDTIMYYTDGFTDAVNQEGDRFDEEGLIQVFEWCCRQGYRPQALLNQLFKAVKEFSGEDSPRGDDMTVVVMQVL, from the coding sequence ATGACCGCAGCCCCCCTTCCTCCTCCCCAGTCCTCCACCTCCTCAGATACAACTTCTGCCGCCAAGACAGAAGCTGACAAGACCCCCGTTTCCGCCCTCAAGGAATTAGTCTCCCGTCTCCATCGGGAACAAAACCGAATTCAAAATCTCCTGAGTTCCTTGGGCTTCGCCCTGCGCAGTTTTAACAATCTCAATCAGTTTTTAGAAATTGTGCCGCTTATGGCCGCCCGCGTCACTGATTCTGATGGCGGAGCCCTCGTGTTATTAAAACCCAATGGCCAAGCGCGCCTAGAACAGTTACACTGTCAAGAAGGTCACGCTTGTCAGGATATCCGACAGGTGTTAGAGTCTGTCACCAAGCAAATGGCCGCTGAGGGGAGTCAAGCCCCGGTGATTGCCAGTTATTCATCCGGCAGCCTCAAAACCCCTGATTTAAAAGCCATTCACTTCAATCCTTCCCTTTTAGATGAACAGTTAAAAGCCTCCCTAGAAGATGATATACAGTTATTTGGTACCCCCATCCTGATTAAAAATGAAGAGCGGGGACGTTTGTATGTCTTTAGTCGAGATGAGGAGTATATCTGGACGACGACGCGGAAAAAATTAGTCCAGTTAGTGGCAGACCAGACGGCCGTTGCCATTGCGAATCATGAACTGACCAACGAACTCCGCAAAAAAGAACGTCTCGACCGAGAATTAGAAATCGCCGCCGAAATTCAAGATCATCTCTTGCCCAGTAAATGCCCCATTGTTGAGGGGGTGGAGTTAGCGGCCAGTTGTAAGACCGCTAACCGGGTGGGGGGAGACTACTATGATTTTATCCCGGCCAGTTACGAACAATTTGACCCCCAAGAGCGACAACCTGCGGCCTCGGTGCCTTGGAGTATTGTGATTGGGGATGTGATGGGGAAAGGGGTACCGGCCGGGCTAATTATGACCATGACTCGGGGAATGTTGCGGGCGGAGGTGTTAAACCGTCACTCTCCCTCTACCATTGTCCAACACTTAAATCAGGTGATGTATGTGGACTTGGAAAATTCTCATCGTTTCTTGACGTTGTTTTACTCGGAATACGACCCCAAAACCCGGGTTCTTTCCTATACCAACGCCGCCCACAATCCCCCGTTGTTGTGGCACGCGGCCAGTCAGTCGATTTTGAAATTAGACACCAAAGGAATGTTAATTGGTTTAGAACCCAATTCTGACTATGAGGACGCACAAATTCAACTGGAATCTGGGGACACGATTATGTACTATACCGATGGTTTCACGGATGCGGTGAATCAAGAGGGCGATCGCTTTGATGAAGAGGGTTTGATTCAGGTCTTTGAATGGTGTTGTCGCCAAGGTTATCGGCCCCAAGCGTTACTGAATCAACTGTTTAAGGCGGTCAAAGAGTTTAGCGGGGAGGATAGTCCTCGGGGGGATGATATGACCGTTGTAGTGATGCAAGTCCTTTAG